The Topomyia yanbarensis strain Yona2022 chromosome 3, ASM3024719v1, whole genome shotgun sequence nucleotide sequence GTTCCTTTTCGTATATGATTTTTCTTGTTAGGatagagaaaaacaaaaaaaatcgtctTTACGACAATTGCGCTTCGTATGATAAATCGTCTGCACTTTTCCGCATGCCTGGCAGTCGAACTGGATAGCTCGAAAGAAATAGAATTTCTCAACctataaaaatgacaaatcacCGTAATTAAAACTGTATACATTAGATAAACAGTCGTActgattgttttttttctgtctcCCTTTACTTCCCGTTCACAATGCAGATATGTGATTCGTCTTACGGAAACTCATCCTCTCTCCATCGTCATCACTCCATCCTGCACGACTACCTCCGGTGCGGAGATCCGGTGGACGGTGGTCTACAACGAAACCAgtaagtgatgctgaaattagaAACCACTCTATTAATTCAATACCATTCGATTTCTTTCCTATTTTATGCGCAGCTATCCTTAGAAGTAACAATGCATTGAAACGAACCACATTCCAGCAATCCTGTGCACCACGTGGTTTATACCATGTCTGGGTCGATATCACCGATACCAACTATTGCGCAGCGGAGATCTCCTACAATACTCGCAGCTTAGTAGACCTATGGCCACTATTGAATCGCACCGCACTTTCTCCAATTAAATTTCACCAACATCCACGAAAGCATCAGCTATTAGTCAAGTGGGAAAAGAGCAAATTTGATATTCACGCAATGCACTACTGCTTGGTAATCAGTCGGGATAATCCACAACGAACGCTGTGCCAAGCGCTAGGAAATTCACAACTTGGAATGAAATGTACTGCATCAAACATGGAAATTCTACAACGAATCAACGtcgaagaagagaaaaaagttccACTTGATGCGAAAGCTACCATCGCTTGCACTGGGGTGCGCACAAAGCAGCTAATCAAGGGTATGAAGTCCAATACCACCTACTATCTAGATGTGTTCGCAATTCACACTCAGAAGAACAATCTATCCTACCTACTTGGATCAACAATGATCCACGTAAATCGAACCCGCCCGACTCAACTTCTGGAAGGGAAACTATTCATCGGTAAACTTTCCACCCTCGGAGGACTAACCCTGTTCAGTTTCAAAGTCCCAAAGCGGTCACCGGTCAACAGCACACTGAAGCTTTTAATAACACCGTGCGGCGGCACGGTCAACTTGGAAATTTACCGCAAGAAGCGCCTATTGCTGAAACCGATCGTTGACATCTACTATCCTAGGGTCATCAACGTAGGCCCTGCCATTCCGGGGGAACGTTATCTGATGCAGATCTCCGAAGCGGATGAACATTTTCGCACCAACAGGATACAGATTGCGGTTACAACGAAGAACGAGTTCACTAACTTACCACAGCTGCCCGCCAACACAACGGTGGCTGAGTTGACGCAGCTAAGAAGCTGCCATGCAACTACTATCGCTTGGTATAGCTCACCGGATAAGAGGAAGATAAGGTAAGAGTGGCATATAAACACAGAAATGAAACTATATCctctagagggagcaaagcgctactgtctccggGCATTTACTGACAGAAAATTATGTCGTTTTGTGGTGTTTTAGAACAACTGGTTTTTGACTGGGACGAGACACTCGAACATATACGGATTCGATCCGTGTAGGGAAAAAGGGTGCACCGTCTTGGTGGAATATATTTTATTCTCGATTTAGAAAATTGAATTTCGTATTTTAGAAACACTCCTCATGTACACAGTGGCGAACTATCTCAAATACTTTGCGGTGAATGTTTTCGAGTCAATCCCGTTGGTCGATTTG carries:
- the LOC131688824 gene encoding uncharacterized protein LOC131688824, whose translation is MNSRFGVLHVASLLLLVSSQTSLIISAKTFNKDWTAGRVEALNGLCARSRGTPPEEAQQRAAIEEWSNTVPATILVEDEPVLMVANESRMRYVIRLTETHPLSIVITPSCTTTSGAEIRWTVVYNETTILRSNNALKRTTFQQSCAPRGLYHVWVDITDTNYCAAEISYNTRSLVDLWPLLNRTALSPIKFHQHPRKHQLLVKWEKSKFDIHAMHYCLVISRDNPQRTLCQALGNSQLGMKCTASNMEILQRINVEEEKKVPLDAKATIACTGVRTKQLIKGMKSNTTYYLDVFAIHTQKNNLSYLLGSTMIHVNRTRPTQLLEGKLFIGKLSTLGGLTLFSFKVPKRSPVNSTLKLLITPCGGTVNLEIYRKKRLLLKPIVDIYYPRVINVGPAIPGERYLMQISEADEHFRTNRIQIAVTTKNEFTNLPQLPANTTVAELTQLRSCHATTIAWYSSPDKRKIRYCTYIFKQHTKHQYYSNIKMPSYCELESRDIYYHPQLQQMHCIFADQINYTEISPKSMSISNLAPAHYYLIFVTASLGNGRSIPYRSARIKTHPYCRENEPALSHQQQRFRGVPVVKKPQQQQHFRSNSSVSMLKSGGSYKQKQLNDRRNNRLRRDDK